One Babylonia areolata isolate BAREFJ2019XMU chromosome 27, ASM4173473v1, whole genome shotgun sequence DNA window includes the following coding sequences:
- the LOC143301004 gene encoding uncharacterized protein LOC143301004, protein MAGLDTDVVPDCCADSSETDLEQSLSSLGLGTQNLAPMQPQQDWSPQSFGVVTRTKSNHKPTRTTSCNQALARDSSSVYRPQSFVANSDIRDDMIEDGSHVVFDWDNTLKLYNRQTQQLSCRVSKDFLLRLKNQRGCQLYIISAIRPSQLNLATLLSEVDKLGLTDLFVRDSSDEVDGAAADQAVVKNGEYAHMGNIIICGYDKAETFLKLSNFDSGRGDKVTFFDDEEVNVSNFSILVPNSRCIHILT, encoded by the coding sequence ATGGCAGGTCTAGACACCGATGTAGTTCCTGACTGCTGTGCTGACAGTTCAGAGACAGACCTGGAACAGTCTTTAAGTTCACTTGGTTTGGGAACACAAAACTTGGCTCCCATGCAACCCCAACAAGACTGGAGCCCACAGAGCTTTGGCGTTGTAACCAGAACCAAGAGCAACCACAAACCAACAAGGACAACCAGTTGCAACCAAGCGCTTGCCAGGGACTCCAGTTCTGTGTACAGGCCGCAGTCATTTGTTGCCAACAGCGACATCCGTGATGACATGATAGAAGACGGCTCACATGTAGTGTTTGACTGGGACAACACCCTGAAGCTGTACAACAGGCAGACCCAGCAGCTGTCGTGCCGAGTGTCCAAGGACTTCTTGCTGCGCCTCAAGAACCAGCGCGGCTGCCAGTTATACATCATCAGTGCCATCCGTCCCTCTCAGCTTAACCTGGCCACTCTGCTGTCAGAGGTGGACAAACTGGGACTGACTGACCTGTTTGTCAGGGACTCCTCTGATGAAGTGGATGGTGCCGCTGCAGACCAAGCCGTGGTGAAAAACGGGGAGTATGCACACATGGGGAACATTATTATCTGTGGCTATGACAAAGCAGAGACATTTCTCAAGTTGTCAAACTTTGATTCAGGAAGGGGAGATAAAGTCACCTTTTTTGATGATGAGGAGGTGAATGTTTCCAACTTCAGTATTTTGGTGCCCAACAGCAGATGTATTCATATTCTGACAtaa